In Kaistella faecalis, a genomic segment contains:
- a CDS encoding decaprenyl-phosphate phosphoribosyltransferase — translation MTKYLKLLRVEQWVKNLFVFAPLFFSGNITNFDLLIKSLFAFVVFSFAASTVYILNDYSDIESDKKHPEKSKRPLASGVISKSTAVVFFIGLIAMISVLIFFGAQYFHHNFWKFAAIIIFYFLMNVAYTFKLKHVAIIDVTIIAIGFVLRVLAGGYATGIYISQWAILLTFVLALVLAIGKRRGELINAQISGKTRRALDGYNVQFADIALSISCTLAIVCYLMFTLSPEVQQKFHSRVFYTVIFVVFAFLRYLQQTLVYNKTESPTKIIYKDRYIQITLVLWLAAFLLQIYFK, via the coding sequence ATGACGAAATATTTAAAACTGCTTCGCGTAGAGCAATGGGTAAAAAACCTTTTCGTTTTTGCGCCCCTTTTCTTTTCCGGAAATATTACCAACTTCGATTTGCTGATCAAAAGTCTCTTCGCATTTGTAGTCTTTTCCTTTGCCGCGAGTACTGTTTATATTCTCAACGATTATTCTGATATTGAATCCGACAAAAAGCATCCCGAAAAAAGTAAGAGACCTTTAGCAAGCGGCGTTATTTCCAAATCCACAGCCGTGGTATTTTTTATTGGTTTAATCGCAATGATTTCGGTATTGATTTTCTTCGGAGCACAGTATTTTCATCATAATTTCTGGAAGTTTGCCGCGATCATTATATTTTATTTTCTGATGAATGTTGCGTACACTTTCAAACTGAAGCATGTCGCAATTATCGATGTTACCATTATTGCGATCGGTTTTGTTCTGAGGGTTCTTGCCGGAGGTTACGCCACCGGAATTTATATTTCCCAGTGGGCTATTTTACTGACATTTGTGCTGGCTTTGGTACTTGCAATCGGTAAGAGAAGAGGAGAGCTGATCAATGCCCAGATCTCCGGTAAAACACGACGAGCGCTGGATGGTTACAATGTTCAGTTTGCCGACATTGCGCTTTCAATAAGCTGTACCCTGGCAATTGTTTGTTATCTCATGTTTACACTTTCCCCGGAAGTACAGCAGAAGTTTCATTCGCGTGTTTTTTATACCGTAATTTTTGTGGTTTTTGCTTTTTTACGATATCTACAGCAAACCCTGGTCTATAATAAAACCGAATCTCCAACCAAAATTATTTATAAGGACCGGTATATACAGATTACTCTAGTGCTTTGGCTGGCAGCGTTTTTACTCCAAATTTATTTCAAATAA
- a CDS encoding FAD-binding oxidoreductase has translation MKPNFIQKVTNWGNFPVVEKEIKSEDSIERIKDFVRNNNEVIARGNGRCYGDASLSEHIFSTRRLNKFISFDRLNGVIECESGVLLSHVLEVIVPQGYFLYVTPGTKFITVGGAIASDVHGKNHHAEGCFSEYVEEFSLLNENSEVITCSRTENEDKFWATIGGMGLTGIILSAKFKLKNIETAYIRQESVKAQNLDEIFKLFDESESWTYNVAWIDCLQRGKNIGRSIMMRGEHAFKHELPKKMQENPLRLKKKMIPKIPFYFPDFLLNKFTVKLFNFLYFNKQQQKMVKNYVDYETFFYPLDVVNDWNKIYGKSGFIQYQMVIPKEKGKEGMEKILQTIAKSGNGSFLAVLKLFGKNNPHAYNSFPTEGYTLALDFKVNSRLKKLVTDLDEIVEEYGGRIYLTKDSMSKSTLTNYLQNVQNPKFVSMQHKRIMNSNN, from the coding sequence ATGAAACCGAATTTTATACAGAAAGTAACAAATTGGGGGAATTTTCCCGTGGTGGAAAAGGAAATAAAATCAGAAGATTCTATTGAAAGAATTAAGGATTTCGTTAGGAACAATAATGAAGTAATCGCGAGGGGAAACGGAAGATGTTATGGTGATGCTTCACTATCCGAGCATATATTTTCGACCAGAAGACTCAATAAATTCATAAGTTTCGACCGGTTAAACGGAGTTATCGAATGCGAATCCGGAGTTTTGCTTTCACACGTTTTAGAAGTGATTGTGCCGCAGGGTTACTTTCTTTATGTGACGCCGGGAACGAAGTTTATCACAGTTGGTGGCGCCATAGCGTCGGATGTTCACGGGAAAAATCATCATGCAGAAGGTTGTTTTTCTGAGTATGTAGAGGAGTTTTCTCTGCTGAACGAAAATTCTGAAGTAATCACTTGCTCCAGAACAGAGAACGAAGATAAATTTTGGGCAACGATTGGCGGAATGGGTCTTACAGGAATTATTTTGTCTGCTAAGTTCAAACTAAAAAATATAGAAACCGCATATATCCGGCAGGAATCCGTTAAAGCACAAAATCTGGATGAGATTTTTAAACTTTTTGACGAAAGTGAGTCTTGGACCTATAATGTTGCCTGGATTGATTGCCTCCAAAGGGGAAAAAACATTGGCAGAAGCATTATGATGCGGGGTGAACATGCGTTTAAACATGAACTTCCGAAAAAAATGCAGGAGAATCCGCTGAGATTGAAGAAAAAAATGATCCCAAAAATACCGTTTTACTTCCCTGATTTTTTACTGAATAAATTTACCGTTAAGCTGTTCAATTTCCTTTATTTCAACAAACAGCAGCAGAAGATGGTGAAAAATTATGTAGATTACGAAACATTTTTTTATCCTTTGGATGTGGTAAATGACTGGAATAAAATCTATGGGAAAAGCGGATTTATCCAGTACCAAATGGTGATTCCCAAGGAGAAAGGTAAAGAAGGGATGGAAAAAATATTGCAAACCATTGCAAAAAGTGGCAACGGATCTTTTCTGGCAGTACTGAAGCTTTTCGGGAAAAATAATCCGCATGCCTATAACTCTTTCCCAACCGAAGGATACACACTTGCTCTGGACTTTAAAGTAAATTCCAGACTTAAAAAACTTGTGACTGATTTGGATGAAATCGTTGAAGAATATGGTGGAAGAATTTATCTTACAAAAGACAGCATGAGCAAATCCACGCTGACCAATTATCTCCAGAACGTGCAGAATCCAAAATTTGTGTCCATGCAGCACAAAAGAATCATGAACAGCAATAATTAA
- a CDS encoding polyketide cyclase, with protein sequence MHGNISIAVFFVNEFFVFLPMRWFKLGSVIIIFLLSVYAVSMIFVAESKSFTIEKEINYPIDKVFPQFNNLQNFSRWSGFFSDNKNLTFDFFTPYEGQGSSMSYRDTKDQEVFGDLFIRYENPNRTLRYQLFEGRRSNPYLIDLKFVAQNGKTKITWYIQTPKQPFLKRSLNLITEEDITADIETGMKTLFTILGNKVNKEQQRESIKFDTLMVEEKEGQLLLGVNVNSKNTKDALFKNIVMNHNKTINFIKMDLGKREDEYGEPVLITNAGNFKDKEVSYYYGIPLSKRIGVSDNNFIFRTVNASRNYVIYYQGSYAGRISAIQELLLKAKRDTMRTGDLQQTFLEEPAVESNTVMKLSLPVFR encoded by the coding sequence ATGCACGGCAATATTTCTATTGCCGTGTTTTTTGTGAATGAGTTTTTTGTATTTTTGCCCATGCGTTGGTTCAAATTAGGAAGTGTAATTATCATCTTTTTGCTGTCAGTTTATGCTGTGTCTATGATTTTTGTGGCGGAAAGCAAAAGTTTCACCATCGAGAAAGAAATCAATTATCCCATAGACAAAGTTTTCCCGCAGTTCAATAATCTCCAGAATTTCAGCCGCTGGAGCGGATTTTTCTCCGACAACAAAAACCTTACTTTTGATTTTTTCACTCCTTACGAAGGTCAGGGAAGCTCCATGAGTTATCGCGATACAAAAGATCAAGAGGTTTTCGGTGATCTTTTTATCCGCTACGAAAATCCCAACAGGACATTAAGGTATCAGTTGTTTGAAGGTAGGCGAAGCAATCCCTATTTGATCGACTTAAAATTTGTCGCTCAAAACGGAAAAACTAAAATAACATGGTATATTCAGACTCCAAAACAGCCTTTTCTGAAGCGTTCGCTTAATTTAATTACCGAAGAAGATATTACTGCTGATATTGAAACCGGGATGAAAACGCTTTTCACCATCTTGGGAAATAAGGTAAATAAAGAGCAGCAGAGAGAAAGTATTAAGTTCGATACCTTGATGGTGGAGGAAAAAGAAGGTCAGCTTCTGTTAGGCGTAAATGTAAATTCAAAGAATACAAAAGATGCCCTATTCAAAAATATCGTGATGAACCACAATAAAACCATTAACTTCATCAAAATGGATTTAGGCAAAAGAGAAGATGAATATGGTGAACCTGTGCTGATCACGAACGCCGGTAATTTTAAAGATAAAGAAGTTTCATATTATTACGGGATTCCTCTTTCCAAAAGAATCGGCGTATCAGACAATAATTTTATTTTCAGGACAGTTAATGCGTCGCGAAACTACGTGATTTATTACCAGGGCAGCTATGCAGGCCGCATAAGCGCGATTCAGGAACTTCTTTTAAAAGCAAAACGCGACACCATGAGAACAGGAGATTTACAGCAGACTTTTCTTGAGGAACCAGCCGTGGAAAGTAATACGGTAATGAAATTGTCTTTGCCCGTTTTTAGGTAA
- a CDS encoding cysteine desulfurase family protein, with amino-acid sequence MNKIYLDNAATTPLAEEVIDAMVQVMKVNYGNPSSTHSLGQEAKILIENVRREVADYLHASPSEIIFTSCGTESNNMIIKSCINHLGVERIITSPMEHKCVAETVLDMKKRKGVEVVYMRPDQKGDFDLIKLEEVLKASEKKTLVSLMHANNEIGNLLDIKKVAQLCKENNALFHSDTVQSMAHMELDFSDIPVDFASCSAHKFHGPKGSGFAFVRKSSGLKGIITGGPQERTLRAGTENVCGIVGLGKALELSLKNMNEYASHIKEIKKYTIDRLSAEIEGIKFNGRSAEDEKSLYTVLSVLLPFKDPMIGLKLDMKGIAISQGSACSSGAAKPSMVMMMILDEEEMQHATPLRVSFSHLTNKAEIDALVDALKEIAERLKIENTNIAHR; translated from the coding sequence ATGAATAAAATATATTTGGATAACGCGGCTACCACGCCACTTGCCGAAGAAGTAATCGATGCGATGGTTCAGGTAATGAAGGTGAATTATGGCAACCCGTCATCCACGCACAGCCTCGGACAGGAAGCTAAAATTCTTATCGAAAATGTACGGCGCGAGGTGGCTGATTATCTTCACGCATCGCCTTCCGAAATTATTTTCACCTCTTGCGGAACCGAATCCAATAACATGATTATTAAATCATGCATTAATCATTTGGGTGTAGAGCGTATTATTACGTCTCCAATGGAGCACAAATGTGTTGCTGAAACGGTTTTGGACATGAAGAAAAGAAAAGGGGTAGAAGTGGTATATATGCGCCCTGATCAGAAAGGGGATTTTGATCTTATTAAATTGGAAGAAGTGCTTAAAGCATCAGAGAAGAAAACTCTTGTAAGTCTCATGCATGCAAATAACGAGATAGGAAATTTGTTAGATATTAAGAAAGTAGCACAACTTTGCAAAGAAAATAACGCCCTTTTCCATTCAGATACAGTGCAGTCTATGGCGCATATGGAGCTCGATTTTTCTGACATCCCTGTAGACTTTGCTTCATGCAGTGCTCATAAATTTCACGGACCTAAAGGTAGCGGATTTGCTTTCGTAAGGAAATCTTCCGGATTAAAAGGAATTATTACCGGTGGCCCACAGGAAAGGACTTTAAGAGCGGGAACTGAAAATGTTTGCGGAATTGTAGGCTTAGGTAAAGCTTTGGAACTTTCTTTGAAAAATATGAATGAGTATGCTTCTCATATCAAGGAAATTAAAAAATATACAATAGACAGACTGTCGGCTGAAATAGAGGGTATTAAGTTTAACGGAAGAAGTGCCGAAGACGAAAAAAGCCTGTACACAGTTTTAAGCGTGCTTTTGCCTTTTAAAGATCCAATGATCGGGCTTAAACTGGATATGAAGGGCATCGCGATATCTCAGGGCAGCGCATGTTCATCGGGTGCAGCAAAGCCTTCGATGGTGATGATGATGATTCTTGATGAAGAAGAAATGCAGCATGCAACTCCGCTGAGAGTTTCCTTCAGTCATCTTACAAACAAAGCCGAAATTGATGCATTGGTAGATGCGTTAAAGGAGATTGCGGAGCGTCTTAAGATAGAAAATACAAATATTGCACATAGATAG
- a CDS encoding SDR family NAD(P)-dependent oxidoreductase produces MIVLGSNSEIAQAFVEKVLEAGEKYQTVFLFTSNRETTQKFAQHIDVKFFQQTEIIELDLMKEIDYNKFDDITSDLLFCATGYLGEGTDEALYNNKNTEKVIDINFAKLVPVLNFFAAKMERQRSGTMIVLSSVAGDRGRQSNFIYGSAKAGLTAYLSGLRNYMFSRKVHVLTVKPGFMDTKMTEGLPLNPALTATPRQAAEEIYTAYKRKKNTAYVLPLWSIIMLIIKNIPEFIFKKLKL; encoded by the coding sequence ATGATCGTTCTCGGAAGCAATTCAGAAATAGCGCAGGCCTTTGTAGAGAAGGTTTTAGAGGCAGGGGAAAAATACCAGACTGTTTTTCTTTTCACTTCGAACAGAGAAACGACACAGAAATTTGCCCAACATATTGATGTAAAGTTCTTTCAGCAAACTGAAATCATTGAGCTAGATTTGATGAAAGAAATCGATTACAATAAGTTTGATGACATCACTTCGGATCTGTTGTTTTGTGCCACAGGATATCTGGGTGAGGGAACTGATGAAGCCCTCTATAACAATAAGAATACAGAAAAGGTTATCGATATCAATTTCGCAAAACTCGTTCCCGTTCTCAATTTTTTCGCCGCTAAAATGGAGCGCCAGAGATCCGGCACAATGATCGTTCTGTCTTCAGTTGCAGGCGACCGCGGCAGGCAGAGTAATTTTATTTACGGAAGCGCTAAAGCGGGACTAACAGCCTATTTGAGCGGTTTGAGAAATTATATGTTCAGCCGGAAAGTTCATGTACTTACCGTAAAACCAGGTTTTATGGATACCAAAATGACAGAAGGCTTACCTTTGAATCCGGCACTTACGGCAACCCCAAGACAGGCTGCCGAAGAAATTTATACTGCCTACAAAAGGAAAAAAAATACGGCATATGTTTTACCGCTTTGGAGTATTATTATGCTAATCATTAAAAATATTCCTGAGTTTATTTTCAAAAAATTAAAGCTGTAG
- a CDS encoding HAD family hydrolase, whose protein sequence is MKKLYLFDFDGTLTYKDTMFLYLKFYNSTKFYVQFVKHIPLFILLKLNLADAEKVKKSFISSILKGESLAKIDKKAQSFFEKFERDIFRKNALEFIQNIDRTQTECYIVSASLDIWVKPFAEKLNIKLLATQTEFADDIFTGNFIGKNCNGPEKVKRIIEAVKGRKFDKIIAFGDTSGDREMLAWADESQFEFFH, encoded by the coding sequence ATGAAAAAACTGTATCTCTTCGATTTCGACGGAACTCTCACTTACAAAGACACCATGTTTCTGTACCTTAAGTTCTATAATTCTACTAAATTTTATGTGCAGTTCGTTAAACATATTCCGCTCTTTATCCTCTTAAAATTAAATCTTGCAGACGCTGAAAAAGTGAAGAAAAGTTTTATTTCTTCCATTCTAAAAGGTGAAAGCCTCGCTAAAATTGATAAAAAAGCACAGTCCTTTTTTGAAAAATTTGAACGTGATATTTTTCGGAAAAACGCTCTTGAATTTATTCAGAATATCGACAGAACTCAGACAGAATGCTATATCGTTTCCGCTTCGCTTGATATATGGGTTAAACCTTTTGCAGAGAAACTCAACATCAAACTTTTAGCCACACAGACAGAATTCGCGGATGATATTTTTACCGGAAATTTTATTGGTAAAAACTGCAACGGTCCGGAAAAAGTCAAACGCATTATTGAAGCCGTGAAAGGCAGAAAATTCGACAAAATAATCGCGTTTGGGGATACATCGGGCGACCGTGAAATGTTGGCATGGGCAGACGAAAGCCAGTTTGAATTTTTTCACTAA
- a CDS encoding OmpA family protein, with translation MKIFNKTNIAALFVSTSLLMTSCEAVKNANNQQKGTVIGTAAGAVIGGVLGNNLGKGKNAPAGAVLGGIVGGVAGNVIGRNMDKQAKEIKETLPGAEVERVGEGIKVTMKENMVNFGFDSSDLTSAAKANLDKLAQVLKNNLDTNINIYGHTDSKGTDAYNLSLSERRAAAVKSYLISQGVSSSRMLTMGVGEKEPVASNDTDAGRAENRRVEFAITANEDMINDAKTSQQ, from the coding sequence ATGAAAATTTTTAATAAGACAAATATAGCAGCGCTTTTCGTATCGACATCACTTTTAATGACAAGTTGCGAGGCTGTAAAAAATGCCAATAATCAACAGAAAGGTACTGTAATTGGTACGGCAGCAGGTGCTGTTATAGGTGGTGTATTGGGTAATAATTTAGGTAAAGGTAAAAATGCACCAGCCGGCGCTGTACTTGGCGGTATTGTTGGTGGAGTTGCAGGTAATGTTATCGGTAGAAATATGGATAAGCAGGCTAAAGAGATCAAGGAAACCTTACCGGGAGCAGAAGTTGAAAGAGTAGGTGAGGGAATTAAAGTAACCATGAAAGAAAATATGGTGAACTTTGGATTTGATTCATCTGATCTTACCTCTGCCGCAAAAGCTAATCTTGATAAATTAGCACAGGTATTGAAAAATAACTTAGATACCAACATCAATATTTACGGTCATACTGACAGTAAAGGAACCGATGCCTATAACCTTTCTTTATCCGAGAGAAGAGCCGCAGCAGTAAAATCATATCTGATTTCACAAGGCGTTTCTTCAAGCAGAATGTTAACGATGGGAGTAGGAGAAAAAGAGCCGGTAGCATCTAACGATACCGACGCCGGAAGAGCAGAAAACAGGAGAGTTGAATTTGCAATTACTGCAAATGAAGACATGATCAATGATGCTAAAACAAGTCAGCAGTAG
- the trxA gene encoding thioredoxin, with protein sequence MALEITDQSFQEMVLNSDKPVLVDFWAVWCGPCRMLGPIVEEIAEDFEGKAVVGKVDVDNNQQVSVDYGIRNIPTVLIFKNGQVVDKIVGVASKEVIAEKLSAHL encoded by the coding sequence ATGGCATTAGAAATAACAGATCAGTCATTTCAGGAAATGGTACTGAATTCAGACAAACCGGTATTAGTTGATTTTTGGGCAGTTTGGTGTGGACCATGTAGAATGTTGGGCCCAATTGTAGAAGAAATTGCAGAAGATTTTGAAGGTAAAGCAGTAGTAGGAAAAGTAGATGTGGATAACAACCAACAGGTTTCTGTTGATTACGGCATCAGAAATATCCCTACAGTTTTAATCTTTAAAAACGGTCAGGTAGTTGATAAAATCGTTGGTGTAGCATCTAAAGAGGTTATCGCAGAAAAATTATCTGCACATTTATAA
- a CDS encoding glucose-1-phosphate adenylyltransferase — translation MKPSVISIVLGGGRGTRLFPLTYSRSKPAVPIAGKYRLVDIPISNCLNSGFNRILVLTQFNSASLNSHIKNSYHFDIFSKGFVDILAAEQNVENDQWYQGTADAVRQSMKHLAKYQYDYILILSGDQLYQMDFREMIDFHCKNEADITIATIPVNCNDAPGFGILKADDDGNITSFTEKPSRDILNEWKSEVSDKSKSEGKEYLASMGIYVFTKNFLKKMFDEDPGDDFGGELIPNAIGKYKMMSYQYDGYWTDIGTIQSFFDANLELTQDFPKFNLFSHSPIYTRARMLPPSKILGSYVSKAIFGDGCVVMADKIENSIVGNRSRIDKGSTLINTYLMGADYYQETKEIVANDERNIPNLGVGKYCYIERAILDKNCSIGDNVRIIGGKHLQDGDYDTHSIKDGIVVVKKNAVIKPGTIIP, via the coding sequence ATGAAACCAAGTGTAATCTCAATAGTGCTCGGCGGTGGACGCGGAACACGGTTGTTCCCTTTAACTTACTCGCGATCCAAACCCGCGGTGCCCATTGCCGGTAAATACAGATTGGTCGACATTCCTATCTCCAACTGTCTCAACTCGGGATTCAACAGGATTTTAGTTTTAACGCAGTTTAACTCTGCTTCTCTGAATTCTCACATCAAGAATTCTTACCATTTTGATATTTTCAGCAAAGGATTCGTAGATATTCTGGCTGCAGAGCAGAATGTAGAAAATGACCAGTGGTATCAGGGTACTGCCGATGCCGTGCGACAGTCCATGAAGCATCTCGCGAAATATCAGTACGATTACATACTGATCCTTTCCGGTGACCAGCTTTATCAGATGGATTTCCGCGAGATGATTGATTTTCACTGTAAAAATGAAGCCGACATCACCATCGCTACAATTCCGGTAAACTGTAATGATGCACCAGGATTTGGGATACTGAAAGCCGATGACGACGGCAATATAACTTCTTTTACTGAAAAACCTTCCCGTGATATTTTAAATGAATGGAAATCTGAAGTTTCAGATAAAAGTAAATCTGAAGGCAAAGAGTATCTTGCTTCAATGGGGATTTATGTGTTCACAAAGAATTTTCTGAAAAAAATGTTCGATGAAGACCCGGGTGACGATTTCGGTGGCGAACTGATTCCGAATGCCATTGGTAAGTATAAAATGATGAGTTACCAATATGACGGATACTGGACTGATATCGGAACAATACAGTCTTTCTTTGATGCAAATCTGGAGCTGACGCAGGACTTCCCTAAATTCAATCTCTTCAGTCATTCACCTATTTACACCAGAGCCAGAATGCTTCCACCGTCTAAAATATTAGGATCCTATGTGAGCAAGGCGATTTTCGGTGATGGTTGTGTGGTGATGGCAGATAAAATTGAAAATTCTATCGTAGGAAACAGGAGCCGGATTGATAAAGGAAGTACGCTGATCAATACTTATTTGATGGGCGCCGACTATTATCAGGAGACTAAAGAAATTGTAGCGAACGATGAACGGAATATTCCTAACCTTGGCGTGGGAAAATATTGCTATATCGAACGGGCAATTTTAGATAAAAACTGCAGCATTGGCGATAATGTTAGAATCATCGGCGGCAAACATCTGCAGGATGGCGATTACGATACCCATTCGATAAAAGATGGAATTGTGGTCGTAAAGAAAAATGCGGTGATTAAACCCGGGACTATTATTCCTTAA